The genomic segment GGACATCGCATGGCTGGCACCGTCGTTCCTGTAACTTATGGCATATACGGCTTGTTTAAATATACTTATAGGATAAGCTGACATGCTTAATATTTTTAAAAATCCTTTAAAATAAGATGGAGTTGAATTTCTTTATGAAGCGTTATTGTTTACTTTTCTTTTTTTCTATTTTCAGTCTTTGGAATATTTTTGCGCAGAAAGCCTCCGATACTCAAGAAACAGCTCCGCCCTCCGCACAATCTCCTATTACCGCTTATGTCTATGAACCCATACGGAAGGGCGACCAGTTTATCCGCATGGGCTTACAGTTAGGAATACCGCTGTTTAATACTTCGCCGGAAAAATTTGCAATTAAAACCAATATCTATCCGGGAGGAAGTATCTTTCTCGGATATACTCACTATCTGACGAAGGGAGTTTCGATCGGCGGCGACGTTGCTTTTACCTTTCATTTAACGCTCGGCAGCAATCTTTATTTTGCCATTCCTTTTACTATAAACTCAGGATACACCTTTGCAATAGAAAAATTCCGTATTCCGCTCACCTTCGGGATAGGCGGCAATTTTCAGGCTTATAACGGTACACGGTATTTCAGCTTATTTTTTAGACCGCAGGCTGGTGTTTTCTATCAGTATTCCCCTGAATGGTCATTCGGCGGGGAATTATCATGGGATATTGTTCCGCAATGGTATAAAGATTCAAGTTTTAACCGTACCGGCAATTTCTTAAATATCGGTTTTGCCGCACGGTACCACTTTTAAAAAAGGAGCATATCGATGAAGAAAATACTTTTTGCTGCCGCCCTTGCAGTTGCTGCGGTAATTGTTTCATCAGCTTGTGAAAATCCTCCGATATTTGCCGCGATTGAACAGGAGGTAAAGCTGAATCCATCTTCCGTTACAGGATCTATCCGCGGGGGAGGAATAATAAAGATCGGCTCTACACTCTATGTATCAAACGGAAAAATATATACCAAATCGGCAGAGGGCACAGGGGGCTGGTCGGTAATGAGCGGCTGTCCCGCCGGTCTTTGCACAAGCATTGCTACCGACGGCACCAATCTCTATGCGGCATTCGGACAAAACGATACCTTCACGATTTATAAATATGACACGACAGCCTCGTCTTGGGAACAAATAACGGGGCTGGCGGCACAGTCTGTTGCGGGTACAAATGCCGTATTTGCTTTCGATGCTAACGCAAAAAAGATCTATCCGATAAGCGGAGGCAGCGTAGGGACACCTTTCGATACTACAAGCATCCTGATGAGTGCCGCTTCTTCCTACTATCTATTGGCGGACGGCCTTTACAGCAGCGCAGGAACAAAAATAGCGGACAGTCCCTCTTCGGGGCTAAAAGGTATTTGCGAAGGTCCTGCGGGCTCCGTTTTTGTTTTCAGCGATAAGACGCTGTATTGCTATAACGGTGCATGGACAAGTAGGGAACACGGTGTAAGCACCCCCCAGAGCATTACCTATTTACCGAGCAAGCAATTGGTATTGCTCGGCGGTATAAAAGGGTATGGGGAAGTTAAACTTGCTTCCGATTCCGGCACAAATTTAGCAAATGCAACAACCGTCGCCGCCGGTTCTTCCGATTCTTCTATCCTATCGGAAAATTACTATCAATATACCAACAGTGTCGGGAAATATACCCTCAATCCTATCAACGCATTTAATTACGGTACTAACGGTTATGTTATCTATGCCGGTGTCAATGACCCGAATACGAAATATACCGGATTGTGGGGGTTCTATAATCCTGACCGAAAACAATGGAACCGTGAGTAAGGATTTATTCGAGACTGCGGCAGCGGCGGAACGGCTTCCGCTTGCTGCACGTATGCGTCCTCGCAGTCTTGACGAGTATATCGGGCAGGAACATATTGTCGGAAAAGGACGACTTTTACGGAGAGCTATCCAAGCGGATAGGCTCTCGTCCGTTATCTTTTTCGGGCCGCCGGGGACGGGAAAGACTACCCTTGCCCAAGTTATTGCCAATCATACCAAAAGTAATTTTTTAAGTTTAAATGCCGTCCTTGCAGGAGTGCAGCAAATACGCGATGCCATTGCATCGGCGGAACAATATAAAAAACTCTACGGAAAACCTACCATTCTTTTTGTCGATGAGGTACACCGATGGAACCGAGCCCAGCAGGATGCGTTACTGCCGTGGGTGGAAAACGGAACGGTGATTTTTATCGGCGCGACAACCGAAAATCCTTTTTTTGAAGTGAATAAAGCCTTAGTCAGCCGCAGCCGCGTATTTCAGCTTAAAGCGCTCACCGATGCCGACCTCTACCGGACAGCGGAACGGTGCTTACGGGATACGGAACGGGGCTACGGAAAATGGAAGGTTTCCTTTACCGATGGTGCATTGGAGCACCTTATCGAAACCGCTGCAGGGGATGCCCGCAGTCTTCTGAATGCGCTTGAGCTTGCCGTTGAAACCTCCGTCGAGCACTGGCCGCCGCCTGCCGGTACCGAAATCACTATCGATATGCAGGCTGCCGAAGAAAGCATCCAGCAAAAAGCAGTACTCTACGATAAAGACGGCGATTACCATTACGATATCATCAGCGCTTTTATTAAATCCATCAGGGGAAGCGACCCCGATGCGGCTCTCTACTGGCTTGCCCGAATGGTGCGGGCAGGGGAGTCTCCTCACTTTATCTTTCGGCGTATGCTTATCTCTGCTTGCGAAGACATCGGGCTTGCCGATCCCCATGCGTTGACCGTTGTTACAAGCGCGGCGGCGGCTTTTGACCGCATCGGTTTGCCGGAGGGTAGGTATCACCTGACTCACGCGGCACTGTACCTTGCGACCTGTCCAAAATCGAACAGCGCCCTCGGCTTTTTCGACGCCTTAAAAGCGGTGGAAAAAGAACAAACCGAGGTACCGAACCACCTCAAAGATGCAAACCGTGACGGAGAATCGCTCGGGCACGGGGAAGGCTACCTGTATCCCCATGCCTACCGCGACCACTGGATTGCGCAGCAGTATCTGCCCGACGAGCTTATCGGCAGGGTGTTTTACACGCCCGGATACACCGGCTATGAAGAAAAGATACGGAATGATGTACTGGCAAAGCGGGAAACCCAGCTTGCCGCCATATACGAAGCCGCCGAGGGCAATAAGGATAGCTTTACGGTTGAGGATTGGCAGGCTCGGACGGAAGGAAGCAGCGCCGAAATACTGGAACAAATACGGGATACCCTTATGGGGCTGGCAAACCTATCCGCCGATGACCGCGTGCTGATTTACCGGGCAGACGGAGGGCTTTTACTGTGGCCGAGTACCCGCATCACTCTTAACGGATGTACGGCAGGTATTTTTGAGCACCAAGAAGCCTTGCAATCGGCGCTGCGGTATGCGGAAACCTTTGAATTTTTGAACCGTCCGATTACGGCTGTTCTCCCCAGCTCTAATCGGTATATGGAAACTTCAAGCAATATGGTACCTGCGGGCAGTATGGTAAACGCGGAGAAAAAGGGCTGCGAGCTTTTCCCCGACTTAGCGTTTGACGCCGTGCTTTCATATAACCCCGCCGCGGCTGCGGATGATTTTAGCGCTTTCTTTTCCCACATAGCGCAAGAGCACACCGCCGGTACGCGTATCATCTTCGCATTTCCGCTTCCGCAACAGGGGCTAAGACTGTCGGCGCTGCTGCCACCTGATGACGCCGCAGAACAATCCGTTAATCGTTTTACGGCTGCGGAAACGGCATTTTTCTCCGACTCCAAAAACAAACGCATCGCATGGACGGAGCGCACCGTCGCAGAACTTGCAGAAAAAGCGGGCTACTGTGTACAGCTGCTTAAAAAAATAGACTACCAAGAAAAAAGGCTGATAACGCAGGCGGAACTCAACCGCTGGTTCTCGGCAGAATCGGAATACGGCACGGCAATTCGCAGCGCCTTTGCCGCAGACGAGGCAGAGCTGGAAAAAATCATCCGGCAGCTGGAACAGCGGCGTAGAAAGCCGGCCGCGTATACCCGCACTATCGTATATATGAGCGTCTCCCGTGAGATAGTGTAGAGCTCTTCCAACCATTCAACCGAATTTTTAAAGGTACCTGCAATTAGCCTGCGCGTTCTACCGTGAGCGCGTCGATATACCGAATCAGCTGTGTGCAGGTATATCCGCTGATAAGGTAGGCATTCGAGCTGCGGTTGTCGAAAAATACGTAGTCGCCGCTTTGCAAGGGCGTAAACGAAAAACGCAGTTCCGTGCCGTCGCCGAATGTTAGGCGTACCCGTGCGGTTTGCGGACTTTGCAATGCCGGCGCGTTGTATATGTCGATACAGGAAAATTTTTCCAAAAAATTTTCCAATGCACGGAACGCATCGCCGTTACTTTCCGTCCTGATCACAATATGCTTCCCATACTCCAAACCTTGAATACCCGTTCCGCGGAAAAG from the Treponema vincentii F0403 genome contains:
- a CDS encoding TP0733 family outer membrane beta-barrel protein, with amino-acid sequence MKRYCLLFFFSIFSLWNIFAQKASDTQETAPPSAQSPITAYVYEPIRKGDQFIRMGLQLGIPLFNTSPEKFAIKTNIYPGGSIFLGYTHYLTKGVSIGGDVAFTFHLTLGSNLYFAIPFTINSGYTFAIEKFRIPLTFGIGGNFQAYNGTRYFSLFFRPQAGVFYQYSPEWSFGGELSWDIVPQWYKDSSFNRTGNFLNIGFAARYHF
- a CDS encoding AAA family ATPase — its product is MSKDLFETAAAAERLPLAARMRPRSLDEYIGQEHIVGKGRLLRRAIQADRLSSVIFFGPPGTGKTTLAQVIANHTKSNFLSLNAVLAGVQQIRDAIASAEQYKKLYGKPTILFVDEVHRWNRAQQDALLPWVENGTVIFIGATTENPFFEVNKALVSRSRVFQLKALTDADLYRTAERCLRDTERGYGKWKVSFTDGALEHLIETAAGDARSLLNALELAVETSVEHWPPPAGTEITIDMQAAEESIQQKAVLYDKDGDYHYDIISAFIKSIRGSDPDAALYWLARMVRAGESPHFIFRRMLISACEDIGLADPHALTVVTSAAAAFDRIGLPEGRYHLTHAALYLATCPKSNSALGFFDALKAVEKEQTEVPNHLKDANRDGESLGHGEGYLYPHAYRDHWIAQQYLPDELIGRVFYTPGYTGYEEKIRNDVLAKRETQLAAIYEAAEGNKDSFTVEDWQARTEGSSAEILEQIRDTLMGLANLSADDRVLIYRADGGLLLWPSTRITLNGCTAGIFEHQEALQSALRYAETFEFLNRPITAVLPSSNRYMETSSNMVPAGSMVNAEKKGCELFPDLAFDAVLSYNPAAAADDFSAFFSHIAQEHTAGTRIIFAFPLPQQGLRLSALLPPDDAAEQSVNRFTAAETAFFSDSKNKRIAWTERTVAELAEKAGYCVQLLKKIDYQEKRLITQAELNRWFSAESEYGTAIRSAFAADEAELEKIIRQLEQRRRKPAAYTRTIVYMSVSREIV